In the Palaeococcus pacificus DY20341 genome, one interval contains:
- a CDS encoding HAD-IIA family hydrolase: MIGIIFDMDGVIYRGSNPIDGAKEVVEYLKSRGIPFIFLTNNSTRNAAMYREKLEKMGISVSEERIITSGYATAHYLEKHFEKGETFVIGGRGLIEEIKNIGWPIIGMEEIKERWHDVKYVVVGLDTKLTYEKLKYATLAIRNGALFVGTNPDTTYPGEQGILPGAGSILAALKASSGNEPLVIGKPNQPVYEIIKEKLKVDELWVVGDRLDTDIAFAKKIGAKAIMVLTGVNTLEDVEKSEIKPDLILPTIGDLLDYLKVQLGG; encoded by the coding sequence ATGATAGGTATCATCTTTGACATGGACGGTGTAATTTATAGGGGAAGCAACCCTATAGACGGCGCTAAAGAGGTTGTTGAGTACTTAAAATCAAGAGGAATTCCCTTCATCTTTTTAACAAACAACTCCACGAGAAATGCTGCTATGTACAGGGAAAAGCTCGAAAAGATGGGCATAAGCGTGAGCGAAGAAAGGATAATCACATCTGGCTATGCAACTGCCCACTACTTGGAGAAGCACTTCGAGAAAGGAGAGACGTTTGTAATCGGTGGGAGAGGCTTAATAGAGGAGATAAAAAACATCGGCTGGCCAATTATTGGTATGGAAGAAATTAAAGAGCGGTGGCACGATGTAAAATACGTCGTCGTGGGCCTGGACACCAAGCTCACATATGAGAAGCTCAAGTATGCAACTTTAGCCATTAGAAATGGTGCTCTTTTTGTGGGCACCAATCCGGACACAACTTACCCCGGTGAGCAAGGAATACTTCCGGGGGCGGGCTCCATACTAGCGGCCCTAAAAGCTTCCAGTGGAAATGAACCTCTTGTAATAGGAAAGCCCAACCAGCCTGTCTATGAGATCATCAAGGAGAAGCTAAAAGTGGATGAACTTTGGGTGGTTGGCGACAGGTTAGATACTGATATTGCTTTTGCTAAAAAGATTGGTGCTAAGGCGATAATGGTTCTTACGGGTGTTAATACGCTTGAGGACGTTGAGAAGAGTGAGATCAAGCCAGACTTGATTTTGCCGACCATAGGGGACCTTTTGGATTACCTGAAAGTTCAGCTGGGTGGTTAA
- a CDS encoding winged helix-turn-helix transcriptional regulator, giving the protein MKNMTSTREHILQYIKENPGITFRRLVEDLNLGIGTVQYHLSVLEKENLIISKKIGGKRYIFPKEFEKEYEPLIRAISTSTQRKILLLLSEGKKNQSEIASLLKLSQATVNYHMNQLEELNLIKKNRRGRQVIYEANFDVETLVRVISEYRPKLWDKLADRLIDLMLEIKGEEHD; this is encoded by the coding sequence ATGAAGAACATGACATCCACGAGAGAGCACATCCTCCAGTACATCAAAGAAAACCCGGGGATAACTTTCCGCAGGTTAGTGGAGGATCTCAATTTAGGAATAGGAACTGTGCAGTATCACCTGAGTGTGCTTGAAAAAGAGAACTTGATAATCTCAAAGAAAATTGGAGGAAAAAGATACATCTTCCCAAAAGAGTTTGAAAAGGAGTATGAGCCCTTAATTAGAGCTATCTCTACTTCAACCCAAAGAAAAATACTCCTGCTGCTCTCAGAAGGCAAGAAAAACCAAAGCGAAATAGCCTCTTTACTAAAGCTTTCTCAAGCTACTGTAAACTATCATATGAACCAGCTGGAAGAGCTGAACTTAATAAAAAAGAATCGAAGAGGAAGGCAGGTAATATACGAAGCCAACTTTGATGTGGAGACCCTAGTGAGGGTAATTAGCGAATACAGACCAAAGCTTTGGGATAAGCTTGCGGATAGGCTGATTGATTTAATGCTCGAGATAAAAGGTGAGGAACATGATTGA
- a CDS encoding universal stress protein: MKILVLVDGSKWSQKAALHAIAIAKKKNAKVILFSVLDRREAKAMAFSLGARSGKLDEIKNYEDRIWGEMKESINELMRDLLEFCHKEKVNCSMKLVEGIAKEEILKEANSGKYSLVVLGAYGKSGKTRIGSLLEEVAGVIKPPMLIVR, from the coding sequence ATGAAGATTTTAGTGTTAGTTGATGGTTCAAAGTGGAGCCAAAAAGCGGCTCTGCATGCTATAGCAATCGCAAAAAAGAAGAATGCTAAGGTTATACTGTTCTCTGTCTTGGATAGGAGGGAAGCAAAGGCGATGGCCTTCAGTTTAGGGGCTAGGAGCGGCAAGCTCGATGAGATAAAGAACTATGAGGATAGGATATGGGGTGAGATGAAGGAGAGCATAAACGAGCTTATGAGAGATTTACTGGAGTTCTGCCACAAAGAGAAGGTCAACTGCTCTATGAAGCTGGTTGAGGGTATAGCAAAAGAGGAGATTCTAAAAGAAGCGAACAGCGGAAAATACTCCCTTGTGGTCTTAGGAGCTTATGGAAAGAGCGGAAAAACAAGGATAGGCAGTTTATTGGAGGAGGTTGCTGGGGTTATAAAGCCCCCAATGTTAATTGTTCGCTAA
- a CDS encoding S16 family serine protease: MRKTISAAFLFLVIVSLLSPLALAQCPSEGTTVIIKAPAVSKTSNGELIGVATTFSITVAPGSGHVYIETWPLTEVDMQASARLAVQVAGQVLGVDMDKYDVYIQVKSDAPTIGGPSAGGTMTVGIIAALKGWKLRDDVMMTGMINPDGTIGPVGGILEKASAAHSVGATLFLIPEGQRIQMVQQTEQTQIGPLVQVTNKVEPVDVVEYAKERWGLEVKEIKDIYDAVFYFTGHRIEKPQAPESISIDTSFLKDDALNDYENTTKYYKEVEQKLKDSDVSYSSYTLLRSALNQADLKLKNAKDAIDKGMYYTALSLDFQARITIRTVEWSLEAQDNRDIENLLKSIDEDIKITEKEAESRTIQGITMLQAIAASEQRIEEAKRYLSDAWAAYYKGDYWNAIGNGAFAYERLQTAKFWAGLGEKYANGDAISRDVVKGVARDYLDNARLIVTYITSMFGEAALQDLLSELDKGESYYEEGKYSAALFSAIEAQARANIILDTIGIDNETVLRDKLNSMKQDAKTAIAIAQSQGIYPLLGIAYYEFAQSYEEQMGIDNLVTAMTFYQYAKETSTIFLQNKGVPKIESPATPAVPLINTTSTQTPIENETSTQTDDSRRNEAVIYASGALLAGLLLGIGLGRKL, from the coding sequence ATGAGAAAAACCATCAGTGCAGCATTCTTGTTTTTAGTTATCGTATCGCTCTTATCTCCCCTAGCTTTGGCCCAGTGTCCAAGCGAGGGGACTACGGTTATAATAAAAGCACCAGCGGTTTCAAAGACCTCAAACGGCGAGCTAATTGGTGTTGCCACTACTTTCTCCATAACCGTCGCCCCTGGAAGCGGGCACGTCTATATCGAAACATGGCCCCTAACCGAGGTGGACATGCAGGCGAGTGCTCGTTTAGCGGTCCAAGTTGCGGGACAAGTTTTAGGGGTTGATATGGATAAATATGACGTCTACATCCAGGTAAAGTCTGATGCCCCAACCATAGGTGGGCCCTCGGCAGGGGGCACAATGACCGTAGGAATAATTGCGGCATTAAAGGGGTGGAAATTGAGAGATGACGTGATGATGACAGGCATGATAAATCCCGACGGCACTATAGGGCCCGTTGGAGGCATTTTAGAGAAAGCTAGTGCAGCGCACAGCGTCGGTGCAACGCTCTTCTTAATCCCCGAAGGCCAGAGAATCCAAATGGTGCAGCAAACCGAGCAGACACAAATAGGGCCTTTAGTACAAGTAACTAACAAAGTAGAGCCTGTCGATGTGGTAGAGTATGCAAAAGAAAGGTGGGGTCTTGAGGTTAAGGAAATTAAAGACATTTATGATGCGGTTTTTTACTTCACAGGGCATAGAATAGAGAAGCCTCAAGCCCCCGAGAGCATTAGCATAGATACCAGCTTTTTGAAAGATGACGCGCTTAATGACTACGAGAACACGACTAAATACTACAAAGAGGTTGAGCAAAAGCTCAAGGACAGCGATGTTAGCTATTCCTCATACACTCTACTCAGGAGCGCACTAAACCAGGCGGATCTAAAGCTAAAGAACGCAAAGGATGCCATCGATAAAGGGATGTACTACACCGCGTTAAGCCTGGACTTCCAAGCAAGGATAACCATAAGGACGGTTGAGTGGAGCTTGGAGGCTCAAGATAACAGGGATATAGAAAATCTCCTAAAGAGCATCGATGAGGACATAAAGATCACTGAAAAAGAAGCGGAAAGCAGGACAATCCAAGGAATAACAATGCTCCAGGCAATAGCGGCAAGTGAGCAGAGAATCGAAGAGGCAAAACGCTATTTAAGCGACGCTTGGGCCGCTTATTACAAAGGGGATTACTGGAATGCAATAGGAAACGGAGCGTTTGCATATGAGAGGCTTCAAACAGCCAAGTTCTGGGCGGGCTTAGGAGAGAAGTATGCAAATGGCGATGCAATAAGCAGAGACGTTGTGAAAGGGGTAGCTAGGGACTACTTAGACAATGCAAGACTTATAGTAACGTATATAACCTCCATGTTCGGTGAGGCGGCGCTCCAAGATCTGCTCAGCGAATTGGACAAAGGCGAGAGCTACTATGAAGAGGGTAAGTATTCAGCGGCTTTATTCTCGGCAATTGAAGCTCAAGCTAGGGCAAATATAATACTCGACACAATTGGTATAGACAACGAGACCGTTCTAAGAGACAAGCTCAACAGCATGAAGCAGGACGCAAAGACCGCCATAGCCATAGCCCAAAGCCAAGGCATCTACCCCCTTCTGGGAATAGCTTACTACGAATTCGCACAAAGCTATGAGGAGCAAATGGGCATCGACAACCTGGTAACAGCAATGACCTTCTACCAATACGCTAAAGAAACATCCACAATATTCCTCCAAAATAAGGGCGTTCCAAAGATAGAATCCCCAGCTACGCCAGCTGTTCCTTTGATAAACACGACGAGCACTCAAACCCCAATAGAAAATGAAACAAGCACCCAAACCGATGATTCGAGGAGAAACGAGGCAGTAATCTATGCATCGGGAGCGCTTTTAGCAGGCCTGCTCCTCGGAATCGGACTTGGAAGGAAGCTTTAA
- the thpR gene encoding RNA 2',3'-cyclic phosphodiesterase, translating into MRAFIAIEINDAVRENLVKAQDKIERAKAAKIKFVEPENLHLTIKFLGEITEEQAKEIGEILEGIAKKYRKHSVKVKGIGVFPSYNYIRVIWAGLEGDEEIKKIAQDVENAMRKLGFKKDKEFVSHITIGRVKYVRDKVELMLTLKELVNEDFGEFTVEAIELRKSTLTPKGPIYETIKRVDLG; encoded by the coding sequence ATGAGAGCTTTCATAGCAATTGAGATTAACGATGCGGTTAGAGAAAACCTCGTTAAAGCGCAGGATAAGATTGAGCGTGCTAAGGCAGCTAAGATAAAGTTCGTTGAGCCGGAAAACCTGCATTTAACGATTAAGTTTTTGGGGGAGATTACAGAGGAGCAGGCAAAGGAGATAGGCGAGATTTTGGAGGGTATAGCTAAAAAATACAGGAAGCACAGCGTTAAGGTTAAGGGTATAGGCGTTTTCCCAAGCTACAACTACATCCGCGTTATATGGGCGGGCTTAGAGGGAGATGAGGAAATCAAAAAAATTGCTCAGGACGTTGAAAACGCCATGAGGAAGCTCGGCTTCAAAAAGGACAAGGAGTTTGTGTCGCACATAACGATTGGAAGGGTAAAGTACGTCAGGGACAAGGTCGAGCTCATGCTCACTTTAAAGGAGCTTGTCAATGAGGACTTCGGTGAATTCACAGTTGAAGCTATAGAGCTCAGGAAGAGCACTCTAACGCCCAAGGGTCCGATTTACGAGACGATAAAGCGTGTTGATTTAGGTTGA
- a CDS encoding Lrp/AsnC ligand binding domain-containing protein, translating into MPLGIYILKTVPGKEKEVQKKLLEEFEFDEAYVVTGQFDIIAKIFVPLTRRGFEELKERIAELEGVKEVKYLEAIV; encoded by the coding sequence GTGCCTTTAGGGATTTATATCTTAAAAACCGTGCCTGGAAAAGAGAAAGAGGTTCAAAAGAAGCTGCTCGAGGAGTTTGAATTCGATGAAGCCTATGTAGTTACTGGACAATTTGACATTATAGCGAAAATTTTCGTACCTTTAACGAGGAGAGGTTTTGAAGAGCTCAAAGAGAGGATAGCAGAATTGGAAGGGGTCAAAGAAGTGAAATATTTAGAGGCCATAGTTTAG
- a CDS encoding TasA family protein — protein sequence MNRGLLAVLMVGVLLGMGSMHISTALFSDRSVSQNNEISTGEFDVRISKDGSKFYDDLKLFDFNNLKPGDSRDVVFYIKNGGDVDISTLRLDFDVQDLEKGSLTDAESLVDNTTDVGELSQNLLIRDFEITKGNQTYSLTDYIGKNLKDVSSSAISILNEKLMPRETLKVKLSLQLSPSAGNECQTDTAKISINIYAEQ from the coding sequence ATGAACAGGGGATTGTTAGCGGTTTTAATGGTGGGCGTTCTCTTAGGAATGGGAAGCATGCACATCAGCACCGCCCTCTTCAGCGACAGGAGTGTTTCTCAAAACAATGAAATCTCGACGGGGGAGTTTGATGTTAGGATAAGCAAAGATGGGAGCAAGTTCTACGATGATTTAAAGCTCTTCGACTTTAACAACCTAAAGCCCGGCGACTCTAGGGATGTGGTGTTTTACATTAAGAACGGCGGTGATGTTGATATCTCAACGCTGCGCTTGGATTTTGATGTGCAGGATTTAGAAAAAGGCTCGCTAACGGATGCGGAATCTCTAGTGGACAACACCACAGATGTGGGTGAGCTGAGCCAAAATTTGCTCATAAGGGACTTCGAGATAACTAAAGGAAATCAAACGTATAGTCTAACAGATTACATTGGAAAGAACCTAAAAGATGTCAGCTCCTCAGCCATAAGCATCTTAAACGAAAAATTAATGCCCAGAGAAACGCTAAAAGTAAAACTTTCTCTCCAGCTATCGCCGAGTGCTGGAAACGAATGCCAAACGGACACTGCAAAAATCTCCATAAACATCTATGCCGAGCAGTGA
- a CDS encoding universal stress protein, whose protein sequence is MGLYSSLIRRKFRNIAGKRYDRILKEYKEFLLAEEEMVLPEISSILMPLDRFVKDIPLELYETLSSYDARVLLVYIIDSQVFSIINQTLSRDASEEFKRKEEIYGLKILREISSELENFGLKVQTRLFFGDKGEDVIKLAADHDLLAISKAYGSEITKTSPLSPVAFKIIQHVNIPTIIY, encoded by the coding sequence ATGGGGCTCTATTCGTCATTAATCCGGAGAAAATTTAGGAACATTGCGGGAAAGCGTTATGATAGGATATTGAAAGAATATAAGGAGTTTTTGCTTGCTGAAGAGGAAATGGTTCTTCCTGAGATTAGTTCGATTTTAATGCCCCTCGACAGGTTTGTTAAAGATATCCCTCTGGAGCTCTATGAAACGCTCTCATCCTACGATGCGAGAGTTTTACTGGTTTACATCATAGACTCTCAGGTATTTTCGATAATAAACCAAACGTTAAGCAGAGATGCCAGTGAAGAGTTTAAGCGTAAAGAAGAGATTTATGGACTCAAGATTCTCAGGGAGATATCGAGTGAGCTTGAGAATTTTGGATTAAAAGTTCAGACAAGGCTCTTTTTTGGTGATAAGGGTGAAGATGTTATTAAGCTTGCTGCAGATCACGATTTACTTGCCATTTCAAAGGCCTACGGCTCGGAGATAACTAAAACTTCTCCTCTAAGTCCGGTCGCGTTTAAGATTATACAGCACGTGAATATTCCAACTATAATCTATTAG
- a CDS encoding ATP-binding protein: protein MVKGVDRKELFKIILMESFERELPYGVEREYNIPLNLNHKAVSIVGPRRSGKTFLIFQLINKISNDVPRDRILYVNLEDDRILPLRENDLSLMLDAYYELFPENANEELYLFLDEVQNAPGWEAFVRRSLDRGLRVFVTGSSSKLLSREIATSLRGRSITFEIQPFSFREFLRAKGIVEDRAVYTSERFKIKALFHEYLKWGGFPEVVLMDDEFLKLRTLQEYFEVMFYKDIVERYNVKKFHVLRHLLKFLASNVSRYFSASSYYKFAKQELNVRKEDILHFTSYIEDAKMFFFLPIFSYSLKAQLRNPRKVYCVDTGLRNANTFLVSEDYGYLAENIVFLELRSRLLRNPSLELYYWREPRTQIEVDFVVKNGSNIQELIQVSWDIEESMDRGVRGMVRALDAFSMKEGVILTRDYEDIKKMDGKKIIFKPIWKWLLGQ from the coding sequence ATGGTGAAAGGTGTGGACAGAAAGGAACTGTTCAAAATAATCCTTATGGAAAGTTTTGAGAGAGAGCTCCCCTATGGGGTTGAGAGGGAGTATAATATCCCTTTAAACCTAAATCACAAGGCAGTGTCTATAGTTGGACCAAGAAGGAGTGGGAAGACCTTTTTAATATTTCAGCTGATAAATAAAATTTCAAATGATGTTCCAAGAGATAGAATCCTCTATGTTAACTTGGAGGATGATAGGATTTTACCTTTGAGAGAAAATGACCTGTCTCTAATGCTTGATGCCTATTATGAGCTGTTTCCGGAAAATGCCAATGAGGAGCTTTATTTATTTTTGGATGAAGTCCAAAACGCGCCGGGATGGGAAGCTTTTGTGAGAAGGTCTCTGGATAGGGGGCTTAGGGTTTTTGTAACCGGTTCGAGCTCAAAGCTTCTCAGCAGAGAAATTGCCACCTCTTTAAGAGGAAGAAGTATAACCTTTGAAATTCAGCCTTTTTCTTTTAGGGAATTTTTAAGGGCTAAGGGCATTGTGGAAGATCGAGCGGTGTATACCTCAGAACGCTTTAAAATCAAAGCCCTTTTCCATGAGTATCTAAAGTGGGGAGGCTTTCCAGAGGTTGTATTGATGGATGATGAATTTTTGAAGCTCAGAACACTTCAGGAATATTTTGAGGTAATGTTCTATAAGGATATTGTTGAGAGATACAACGTTAAAAAATTCCATGTTCTGCGGCATCTGCTAAAATTTTTAGCTTCAAATGTTTCGAGGTATTTCAGTGCCTCCAGCTATTACAAATTTGCAAAACAGGAGCTGAATGTTAGAAAAGAGGATATTCTGCACTTCACATCTTATATTGAAGATGCTAAGATGTTCTTTTTCCTGCCAATATTCTCTTATTCCCTGAAAGCACAGCTCAGAAATCCCCGAAAAGTCTACTGTGTGGACACCGGACTGAGAAACGCAAACACTTTTTTGGTTTCTGAGGATTATGGGTACCTAGCTGAGAATATTGTTTTCTTAGAGTTGCGCTCTAGGTTATTAAGGAATCCCTCTCTCGAGCTGTACTACTGGAGAGAGCCCAGAACCCAAATTGAAGTGGATTTTGTGGTTAAAAATGGTTCCAATATCCAAGAGTTGATCCAGGTAAGCTGGGATATTGAAGAAAGCATGGATAGAGGGGTCAGGGGAATGGTTAGGGCACTTGATGCATTTAGCATGAAAGAGGGAGTGATCCTGACTAGGGATTATGAGGATATTAAAAAGATGGACGGTAAAAAAATAATTTTCAAACCTATATGGAAGTGGCTACTTGGCCAGTGA
- the cca gene encoding CCA tRNA nucleotidyltransferase: MTRDILQEVLQKIKPSKEERELVERIKGELLGLVREEIERAGLEVKPYFVGSLAKDTYLAGDHDIDLFLAFPLDVPLNELKEEGFKLAEAIGKRLDSYEKAYAEHPYISGKYKGFDVDLVPCYDVNSWREVRTAVDRSILHNRWVLKHLNGRNDEVRLLKRFFKGINVYGSEIYVKGFSGYLTELLIIQSGSFLDVLKSADFMHRKKIIDPEGWLKKERERALKTIEREKEAPLIVLDPVDPRRNVASALSWEKFARFYFKARDFLEKPSIEFFFPKEPQAADYRELIQRKGTHLLVLLFEKPSFIDDVLLPQLEKSARGLWKAVEKAGFNVYDANWGYGEKAFIMLEVEGLERPKIKVHPGPEFYTSRGLNFYKKHDMVWVRGRNLFSEKHQKSYIVDVIIDLLEKNQVSLGRNLRDAIKEADILVDFVPPGLKREAYLFLSKKKWNLK; this comes from the coding sequence ATGACGAGAGATATCCTGCAGGAAGTCCTTCAAAAGATAAAGCCAAGCAAAGAGGAGCGCGAGCTTGTTGAGAGGATAAAGGGCGAGCTCCTAGGCTTGGTTAGAGAGGAGATAGAGAGAGCTGGCTTAGAGGTCAAGCCCTACTTTGTAGGCTCCCTCGCTAAGGATACTTATTTAGCGGGAGACCACGACATAGACTTGTTCCTTGCTTTTCCTCTTGATGTTCCGCTAAATGAGCTCAAGGAAGAAGGATTTAAACTGGCTGAAGCAATAGGGAAGCGCTTGGACTCATATGAAAAGGCCTACGCTGAGCACCCCTACATAAGCGGCAAGTACAAGGGCTTTGACGTTGATTTAGTCCCCTGTTACGATGTTAACTCGTGGAGAGAAGTGAGGACGGCCGTTGACCGCTCCATACTGCACAACCGCTGGGTGCTTAAGCATCTGAACGGAAGAAACGATGAGGTTAGGCTCTTAAAGCGCTTCTTCAAGGGTATTAACGTTTACGGCAGCGAGATTTATGTTAAGGGGTTTTCTGGCTATCTAACAGAGCTTTTGATAATACAGTCCGGCTCCTTCCTGGATGTTTTAAAGAGCGCTGATTTTATGCACAGGAAGAAAATCATAGACCCCGAGGGGTGGCTTAAGAAGGAGAGGGAAAGGGCTTTAAAAACGATAGAGCGTGAAAAAGAGGCACCTCTAATCGTTTTAGACCCTGTTGATCCAAGGAGAAATGTTGCTTCTGCGTTAAGCTGGGAGAAGTTTGCGCGCTTTTACTTCAAGGCTAGGGACTTTCTTGAAAAGCCTAGTATAGAGTTCTTCTTTCCGAAGGAACCTCAAGCTGCTGACTACAGGGAGCTTATCCAAAGGAAGGGCACCCACCTACTAGTTCTCCTCTTTGAGAAGCCCTCATTTATTGACGACGTCCTTCTGCCGCAGCTTGAGAAGAGTGCTAGGGGGCTTTGGAAGGCCGTTGAAAAGGCGGGCTTTAACGTTTACGACGCAAACTGGGGCTATGGGGAGAAAGCTTTCATAATGCTTGAGGTTGAGGGGCTTGAGCGTCCAAAGATAAAAGTCCACCCCGGCCCGGAGTTTTACACCTCTAGGGGCTTAAACTTCTACAAAAAGCACGACATGGTCTGGGTTAGGGGGAGGAATCTGTTCAGCGAAAAACATCAAAAGTCCTATATCGTTGACGTTATAATCGATCTTTTGGAGAAGAACCAGGTGTCTTTGGGAAGGAACCTAAGGGATGCCATTAAAGAGGCGGATATTTTGGTGGATTTTGTCCCACCGGGCCTGAAGAGGGAAGCTTACCTCTTTTTGAGCAAGAAGAAGTGGAACCTTAAATGA
- a CDS encoding ferritin family protein, translated as MNLEELLKSIIHQENELYNLYKLGETFATYELPSMVEHFKWLAGEELRHKRTIESFLEEDTLKGTAVIDYLDSLSLEPYFKDERAEPADLEDLILEALIREKHSYELYDRLSQILSGSLSDIFKMMRQEELKHAYRLKILYEMIGE; from the coding sequence ATGAACCTTGAGGAACTCCTAAAAAGTATAATTCATCAGGAGAACGAACTTTACAACCTATACAAGCTCGGGGAGACTTTTGCAACTTATGAACTCCCCAGCATGGTGGAGCACTTCAAATGGCTCGCCGGCGAAGAGCTGAGGCACAAGAGAACGATTGAGTCCTTTTTAGAGGAAGACACATTAAAAGGAACGGCGGTTATAGACTATCTGGACTCACTGAGCTTAGAGCCATACTTTAAAGATGAGCGTGCAGAGCCAGCTGATTTAGAGGATTTAATTTTAGAGGCCCTCATCAGGGAGAAGCACTCCTATGAGCTCTATGATAGGCTAAGTCAAATACTAAGCGGCTCCCTGAGCGATATATTCAAGATGATGCGTCAGGAAGAGCTCAAACACGCATACCGTTTGAAAATTCTTTATGAGATGATTGGTGAATAG
- a CDS encoding ferritin family protein, whose translation MESFEIEKEVEERVSQILQELTKEPLYEVLSYAIRGEEEAVELYTFLSKRLEEPHAKKRFEEFIMAEKGHKEKIIRIFNELFPDKEPGKIKAETWIGIATKGKPAIKTAKSYLDILKIAVESEKLAESIYNFIGRNIPDEQYKAIFFELAMDEKRHYDFVKSQYLFYKRAKAEESVHDMINDLLQK comes from the coding sequence ATGGAGAGCTTTGAGATTGAAAAAGAGGTTGAGGAGAGAGTTAGCCAAATTTTGCAGGAGCTTACTAAAGAGCCCCTTTATGAGGTACTCAGCTATGCTATAAGAGGAGAGGAGGAGGCTGTAGAACTTTATACTTTTCTCTCTAAGAGGCTTGAGGAGCCCCATGCAAAGAAAAGGTTTGAGGAGTTCATTATGGCGGAGAAAGGACACAAGGAAAAGATTATTCGTATCTTCAATGAGCTGTTTCCGGATAAAGAGCCTGGAAAAATAAAAGCTGAGACGTGGATTGGGATTGCAACGAAGGGCAAGCCCGCAATAAAAACAGCAAAGAGCTATTTAGATATCCTAAAAATCGCAGTAGAGTCCGAAAAGCTTGCGGAAAGCATATACAACTTCATCGGGAGGAACATTCCAGATGAGCAGTACAAAGCAATCTTCTTTGAACTCGCAATGGATGAAAAAAGGCACTACGACTTTGTAAAGAGCCAATATCTTTTTTACAAGAGAGCAAAAGCAGAGGAAAGCGTGCACGACATGATAAATGATCTGCTTCAAAAATAG
- a CDS encoding ArsB/NhaD family transporter, with amino-acid sequence MNMEAVALAVFLFTYALIMSERIHRAVAAMFGASIVLVLRIVPWDKLPTYLDLDTIFLLMGMMIIVNTARNSGLFEYIAIKTAKLAKGSPIKVLILFSIVTAVVSSVLDNVTTVLLLTPMLIYIAKLMELNPIPFLLSEIFASNIGGTATLIGDPPNIMIGSAAKLSFNDFLLNMGPIALIDLILTIGFVYLAYRNSLKVDKDKKNKIVRTLERLDEKAAIKDLTLFRKSVTIILLVVLLFFVHDRLGLEPAIVALFGASLILLWSKEDPEGILEKIEWPALFFFGGLFIIVGSLEETGVILQVAQWMISHIHSQGGALFVISWFSAFASAIVDNIPLTAAMIPLIKNMGASMNIYPLWWALSLGACLGGNGTAIGASANVVVIGIAEREGIKITFGDFLKVGAIIMTLTVAVGVGILWVRYVW; translated from the coding sequence ATGAACATGGAGGCAGTAGCACTTGCAGTGTTCCTCTTTACCTACGCTCTCATAATGAGCGAAAGGATACACAGAGCAGTAGCGGCAATGTTTGGGGCCTCAATAGTTCTTGTTCTTAGAATAGTCCCCTGGGATAAGCTGCCCACATATCTCGATTTAGACACTATATTCCTTTTGATGGGCATGATGATAATAGTCAACACCGCGAGGAACAGCGGGCTTTTTGAGTATATTGCTATAAAAACGGCGAAGCTTGCTAAAGGAAGCCCCATTAAAGTTTTAATTCTCTTCTCCATTGTCACCGCTGTTGTAAGCTCTGTTCTCGATAACGTAACCACTGTTTTGCTCCTCACGCCCATGCTCATTTACATAGCAAAGCTCATGGAGCTAAACCCGATTCCTTTTCTCCTCTCCGAAATATTCGCCTCCAACATAGGTGGAACTGCGACGCTTATAGGCGACCCTCCAAACATCATGATAGGCTCTGCTGCAAAGCTCAGCTTCAATGACTTTTTGCTTAATATGGGGCCAATAGCATTGATCGATTTGATTTTAACTATTGGATTTGTGTATCTCGCATATAGGAACAGCTTGAAGGTTGATAAAGACAAAAAGAATAAGATTGTTAGGACTTTGGAGCGTTTGGACGAGAAAGCGGCTATAAAGGATTTAACGCTCTTCAGGAAGTCCGTCACCATAATTTTGCTCGTAGTTTTGCTGTTCTTTGTTCATGATAGATTGGGATTGGAGCCGGCAATTGTAGCGCTCTTTGGTGCTTCCCTCATACTCCTCTGGAGCAAGGAGGATCCTGAAGGAATCTTGGAAAAAATTGAGTGGCCCGCTTTGTTTTTCTTTGGAGGCCTCTTTATAATTGTAGGAAGTCTGGAGGAGACGGGAGTAATCTTGCAGGTGGCTCAATGGATGATAAGCCATATACACAGCCAAGGAGGAGCCCTATTTGTAATAAGCTGGTTCTCGGCTTTTGCTTCTGCAATAGTTGACAACATTCCTCTAACCGCAGCTATGATTCCTTTGATAAAGAATATGGGAGCTTCAATGAACATCTATCCCCTCTGGTGGGCGTTAAGTTTAGGAGCTTGTTTGGGTGGTAATGGGACAGCGATAGGAGCTTCAGCCAACGTTGTCGTCATTGGTATAGCTGAGAGGGAAGGGATAAAAATCACATTTGGAGACTTTCTTAAGGTTGGAGCGATAATAATGACGTTAACCGTTGCTGTTGGTGTGGGGATACTTTGGGTTAGATACGTGTGGTGA